A genomic segment from Nicotiana sylvestris chromosome 1, ASM39365v2, whole genome shotgun sequence encodes:
- the LOC138873452 gene encoding uncharacterized protein, with protein MPGYAKMMKDLMSRKFDFYDLASVTLTQTCSAVVTKQIGEKLSDPGSFTIPCTIGNFVFAKALCDIGSNINLMPLAIYKRLGIGRARPTSMLLQLADRIVKRPSGILDDVLIQVGKFVFPADFVILDYKLNMRLNDEEITFNVQKSMSRPSEFANCSLIDAVDVIVETDDEMLTIEDPLAVCLMNLDEVNGEELAEWVLALEGRGFWDRTLEFEPLHLENRETPLAKPSIEEPPKLELKPLPTHLRYSRSVRLPLGGPWKTLRGLSLPTVCIKFCWKRDTNLPGNTKEG; from the exons atgcctgggtatgcaaaaatgatgaaggacttaatGTCCCGAAAATTTGATTTCTATGACTTGGCCTCGGTGACTCTTACTCAGAcctgtagtgcagtggtgactaAACAAATTGGGGAGAAGCTATCTGACCCAGGGAGCTTTACAATTCCCTGCACTATTGGTAATTTTGTCTTTGCTAAGGCACTTTGTGATATAGGGTCCAacataaatcttatgcccctggcgatttataagaggctggggattggaagagctagacccacctctatgttgttgcagctggctgacaggatTGTAAAAAGACCCTCTGGTATCctggatgatgtgttgattcaggtggggaaatttgtgttccctgcagattttgtgatcttagactacaag ctcaatatgagattgaacgatgaagagataacattcaatgtgcaaaAATCCATGAGCCGACCAAGTGAATTCGcaaattgctctcttattgatgccgtggatgtaatTGTGGAAACTGATGATGAGATGCTGACTATTGAGGACCCTCTTGCTGTATgtctgatgaatttagatgaggtgaatggagaagaactggcagaatgggtgttggcgttagagggcagagggttctgggatagaactcttgaatttgagcctttgcacttagaaaatagagaaactccTCTAGCCAAGCCGtccatagaagaaccaccaaagctggaattgaagccactgcccacccatctcag gtactcaaggagtgtaagactgccattgggtggaccatggaaGACATTAAGGGGATTATCCCTGCCTactgtatgcataaaattctgctggaagagggacacaaaccttccagggaacaccaaagaaggctga